In one bacterium genomic region, the following are encoded:
- a CDS encoding OPT/YSL family transporter, with protein MSDPKPKTPEQLEREWFKNVYRGDDMPQLTLRAVIMGSFLGAFMSLSNLYIGLKTGWGLGVAITACILSFTIWKSLRKIMPRWFKTDMSILENNAMQSTASSAGYSTGGTIVSAIAAYLLVNGVHIGYGLLTAWVFFLAVLGVTMAIPMKRQMINIEQLKFPSGIAAAETLKSLHGDKAEEGTGAAKALFAWGAFGIIIATVRDWFALIPQLYSWFGSRLAMYTISFEASAILVAAGAIMGLKVCVSLMIGGVLNWGVLAPAMIQQKVIEHPAPHIQSKQVLEFPLTIPAGNSLELVLTEATMGPRIEQGAETQRMRYVWPETQTYASMAALTTELNTPTLPGGEPNPFHGKLEFGEPQQAYLKNRLEISAPKAIHYQAILELPENVNGAGSACAVLALEPGSADDQQPGGYRNIVSWSLWGGAACMVTSGLLSFALQWQTVLRAFSGLRRVFSRKKKAIDDPLERVEVPGSWFASGMLVGTIGVVAIAAIFFNIPVWMGLLAVFLSFFLALVACRACGETDTTPVGAMGKITQLIYGAIAPRQMNTNLMTACITAGVADSASDLLTDLKSGYVLGANARRQFLAQFSGIFIGTIVVVPAFYLIVPDVSVLGSDKFPAPAAQVWASVALLLSHGFASLHPTARIALIIGGLVGILIPALERLLPKYRKFMPSAMGLGLSFVIPFYNVFSMFLGGVIAAVFMKVRPVLGEKFIIPSASGVIAGESLMGIFITLMGALGWIA; from the coding sequence ATGAGCGACCCCAAGCCGAAGACTCCCGAACAACTCGAACGCGAATGGTTCAAGAACGTGTATCGCGGCGACGACATGCCGCAGCTCACGCTCCGCGCCGTCATCATGGGCTCCTTCCTCGGAGCCTTCATGTCTCTGTCCAATCTCTACATCGGTCTCAAGACCGGTTGGGGATTGGGCGTAGCCATCACCGCCTGCATTCTCAGTTTCACCATCTGGAAATCGTTGCGCAAGATCATGCCGCGCTGGTTCAAGACGGACATGTCCATCCTTGAGAACAATGCGATGCAGTCCACCGCCTCGTCGGCGGGTTACTCGACGGGTGGAACGATTGTCTCGGCGATTGCGGCGTACCTGCTCGTCAACGGCGTTCACATCGGCTACGGTCTGCTGACGGCATGGGTGTTTTTCCTCGCGGTGCTGGGCGTGACGATGGCGATTCCGATGAAGCGGCAGATGATCAACATCGAGCAACTCAAGTTTCCCTCGGGCATCGCCGCCGCTGAAACGCTCAAGAGTCTGCACGGTGACAAAGCCGAGGAGGGAACGGGTGCGGCCAAAGCTCTGTTCGCATGGGGCGCTTTCGGAATCATCATCGCCACCGTGCGCGACTGGTTCGCCCTCATTCCCCAGCTCTACAGTTGGTTCGGATCGCGGCTGGCGATGTACACGATTTCGTTCGAAGCCAGCGCAATTCTGGTGGCGGCGGGCGCGATCATGGGTCTCAAGGTGTGCGTGAGTTTAATGATCGGCGGTGTCCTCAATTGGGGAGTTTTGGCTCCGGCGATGATCCAGCAGAAAGTCATCGAACATCCCGCGCCGCATATTCAGAGCAAGCAGGTTCTCGAATTTCCGCTGACGATTCCGGCCGGCAATTCACTGGAACTCGTACTCACCGAGGCGACGATGGGACCACGCATCGAGCAGGGAGCGGAAACACAGCGGATGCGCTATGTGTGGCCCGAAACGCAAACCTATGCTTCGATGGCGGCGCTGACTACCGAGCTGAACACTCCCACACTTCCCGGCGGCGAGCCCAATCCGTTTCACGGCAAGCTTGAGTTCGGCGAGCCGCAGCAGGCGTACCTCAAAAATCGTTTGGAAATCTCCGCGCCGAAGGCGATTCATTATCAGGCGATTCTCGAACTGCCCGAGAACGTCAACGGCGCGGGAAGCGCCTGTGCAGTTCTCGCGCTCGAACCGGGCAGCGCGGACGATCAGCAGCCGGGCGGCTATCGCAATATCGTGTCGTGGAGTCTGTGGGGCGGCGCGGCCTGCATGGTCACCAGTGGACTGCTCAGTTTCGCATTGCAGTGGCAGACCGTATTGCGCGCGTTCTCGGGACTTCGGCGAGTGTTCAGCCGCAAGAAGAAGGCGATAGATGATCCGCTCGAACGAGTGGAGGTTCCCGGCTCATGGTTCGCCAGTGGAATGCTCGTGGGAACGATTGGAGTCGTGGCGATTGCCGCGATCTTCTTCAACATTCCGGTATGGATGGGACTCCTTGCGGTGTTCCTGTCGTTCTTCCTCGCCCTCGTGGCCTGCCGAGCCTGCGGCGAAACCGACACCACGCCGGTGGGAGCAATGGGCAAGATCACCCAGCTCATCTACGGTGCGATTGCTCCGCGACAAATGAACACCAACCTGATGACGGCTTGCATCACGGCCGGCGTGGCCGATTCTGCTTCGGATCTTCTGACCGATCTCAAGAGCGGTTACGTCCTCGGAGCCAACGCGCGGCGGCAATTCCTCGCCCAGTTTTCGGGAATCTTCATCGGCACCATCGTGGTTGTTCCGGCGTTCTATCTGATCGTTCCCGACGTGTCGGTGCTCGGCTCGGACAAGTTTCCCGCTCCCGCCGCGCAGGTGTGGGCGTCGGTGGCGCTGCTGCTCTCGCACGGTTTCGCGTCGCTGCATCCCACCGCGCGAATTGCTCTGATCATCGGCGGCCTCGTGGGAATTCTGATTCCCGCGCTGGAAAGGCTGCTTCCCAAATATCGCAAGTTTATGCCGTCGGCGATGGGCCTCGGGCTTTCGTTTGTAATACCGTTCTACAATGTATTCTCGATGTTCTTGGGTGGCGTGATCGCGGCAGTCTTCATGAAGGTACGACCCGTACTCGGCGAGAAGTTCATCATCCCCTCCGCGTCGGGAGTAATCGCCGGTGAGAGCCTCATGGGAATTTTCATTACGCTCATGGGCGCGCTCGGCTGGATCGCATAG
- a CDS encoding DNA-binding protein: MTRMTTALAIIVALAFTTSDLAFAGRGHGPGDGTGRRAPRGERLYDVNTIQTIQGQVTNVDTWSGPRSRYQGVHLMVKTENETLSVHLGPDWFVKDQPIQIKTGDQVTITGSRITYGGKSALVAAEVTRGGETLKLRDNTGRPRWAGQGGGRRAD; the protein is encoded by the coding sequence ATGACCCGCATGACCACCGCCCTCGCTATCATCGTTGCCCTGGCTTTCACGACATCCGACCTTGCCTTTGCGGGACGGGGACACGGACCCGGGGACGGTACCGGCCGGCGCGCACCGCGCGGTGAGCGACTCTACGACGTGAACACCATTCAAACGATTCAAGGCCAAGTCACCAACGTAGACACCTGGAGCGGACCGCGTAGCCGCTATCAGGGCGTCCACCTGATGGTAAAGACCGAAAACGAAACGCTGTCCGTCCACCTCGGTCCGGATTGGTTCGTGAAGGATCAACCGATCCAGATCAAGACCGGAGATCAAGTGACCATTACCGGTTCGCGGATCACCTACGGAGGAAAGTCCGCCCTGGTAGCCGCGGAAGTCACGCGCGGCGGCGAGACCCTCAAACTGCGCGACAATACCGGCCGCCCTCGCTGGGCTGGACAGGGCGGTGGGAGACGAGCCGACTAA
- a CDS encoding NAD(P)(+) transhydrogenase (Re/Si-specific) subunit beta, giving the protein MSLNAINFIYLLAAALFVFGIKLLTHPRTAVRGNLLSAVGMAIAIIVTLFDQHILDFRLILIGVVVGSGIGALLALRIRMTAMPQMVALLNGFGGAASLLVAGVELMTRGQFTHQFTIAVAASGLIGGVTFWGSLIAFDKLQEFVLKGNPIHFPAQQTVNFIVLAAGVAVGVLLVLFPENAVYYWILVAIASVLGILFAIPVGGADMPVLICLLNSYSGIAAAATGFVIENNVLIIAGSLVGASGIILTNIMCKAMNRSLINVLVGAIGPSVAGPSADSVYAGRIKSTTAEEVAMLFEAAQRVLIVPGYGLAVSQAQHVVRDLANLLEARGTEVIFGIHPVAGRMPGHMNVLLAEADVPYDKLKEMDEVNGEMDQIDVAVVVGANDVVNPVAKTDPKSVIGGMPIIEVDRARTVVVIKRSLSPGFAGIPNPLFAMDNALMFFADGKKAFLDLLAAVKES; this is encoded by the coding sequence CTCTTCGTCTTCGGCATCAAGCTGCTGACGCATCCCCGCACCGCCGTTCGCGGCAATCTGCTCAGCGCGGTGGGCATGGCCATTGCCATCATCGTCACGCTGTTCGATCAGCACATCCTTGACTTCCGGCTGATCCTCATCGGCGTGGTGGTAGGATCGGGAATCGGAGCCTTGCTCGCCCTGCGCATCCGCATGACCGCCATGCCGCAGATGGTCGCGCTTCTAAACGGCTTCGGCGGAGCGGCTTCGCTGCTGGTGGCGGGAGTCGAGCTCATGACGCGCGGCCAATTCACCCATCAGTTCACCATCGCCGTCGCCGCCTCTGGGCTGATCGGCGGAGTGACGTTCTGGGGAAGTCTGATCGCTTTCGACAAGCTGCAGGAGTTCGTGCTGAAGGGTAATCCTATTCATTTCCCGGCTCAACAAACGGTGAACTTCATCGTGCTGGCGGCGGGCGTTGCGGTGGGAGTGCTGCTCGTTCTCTTCCCCGAGAATGCCGTCTACTACTGGATTCTCGTGGCGATTGCGTCCGTGCTGGGAATTCTGTTTGCGATTCCGGTCGGCGGCGCCGATATGCCGGTGCTGATCTGTCTCTTGAATTCTTATTCCGGCATCGCCGCCGCGGCCACCGGCTTCGTGATTGAGAACAACGTGCTTATCATTGCCGGTTCACTGGTGGGAGCTTCGGGAATCATTCTCACCAACATCATGTGCAAGGCGATGAATCGCTCGCTGATAAACGTTCTGGTGGGAGCGATCGGCCCCAGTGTAGCCGGTCCGTCGGCTGACTCCGTCTATGCGGGCCGGATCAAATCCACGACCGCCGAGGAAGTGGCCATGTTGTTTGAAGCGGCTCAGCGAGTGTTGATCGTTCCCGGCTACGGACTGGCCGTCTCGCAAGCGCAACATGTGGTTCGCGATCTGGCCAATCTCCTTGAAGCCCGCGGTACCGAAGTGATTTTCGGGATTCATCCCGTGGCGGGCCGCATGCCGGGCCACATGAACGTGCTTCTGGCCGAGGCCGACGTCCCCTATGACAAACTGAAGGAGATGGACGAAGTCAACGGGGAAATGGATCAGATAGACGTGGCCGTGGTGGTGGGAGCCAATGATGTGGTGAATCCGGTCGCGAAAACCGATCCCAAGTCCGTCATCGGCGGCATGCCGATTATCGAGGTGGATCGCGCGCGCACGGTGGTCGTCATCAAACGCAGCCTGAGTCCCGGTTTTGCCGGCATCCCCAATCCGCTGTTTGCGATGGACAACGCGCTCATGTTCTTCGCCGACGGTAAAAAAGCCTTTCTCGATCTGTTGGCCGCCGTAAAAGAGAGCTGA